One region of Deinococcus fonticola genomic DNA includes:
- a CDS encoding thiamine diphosphokinase, with the protein MIAWILVGGRLTLTPALSLLPPADLVVAADGGARHAAALQVRVDVWVGDFDSSAGVKVDAPREIHPTAKDETDAELAVRVARARGATRLVFIGAFGGRFDHAAALLLGSLRLTREGLDITLTSGDEWAWPLRPQQPVVLDWPAGNTLSVIAVSDLTGLTLQGVRWPLERAAVPLGSGWTVSNETQSAPVRAALESGEALVTALTGNPGSIQDVL; encoded by the coding sequence GTGATTGCGTGGATTCTGGTGGGTGGGCGGCTCACGCTGACGCCGGCCCTGTCTCTTTTGCCGCCTGCTGACCTGGTGGTGGCGGCCGATGGGGGGGCGCGTCACGCGGCCGCGTTGCAGGTGCGGGTGGATGTCTGGGTGGGGGATTTCGACTCGTCGGCGGGCGTGAAAGTGGACGCGCCGCGTGAAATTCACCCCACCGCGAAGGACGAGACGGACGCGGAACTGGCCGTGCGGGTCGCACGGGCACGCGGGGCAACCCGACTGGTGTTCATCGGGGCGTTCGGGGGGCGCTTCGATCACGCGGCGGCGCTGCTGCTGGGCAGCCTGCGCCTGACCCGCGAGGGCCTGGACATCACCCTCACCAGTGGGGACGAGTGGGCCTGGCCCCTGCGGCCCCAGCAGCCTGTGGTGCTGGACTGGCCGGCTGGAAACACCCTCAGTGTCATTGCGGTGAGTGACCTGACGGGGCTGACCCTGCAGGGCGTGCGCTGGCCGCTGGAACGCGCGGCGGTGCCGCTGGGCAGTGGCTGGACAGTCAGCAACGAGACGCAGTCTGCGCCGGTTCGGGCCGCGCTGGAAAGCGGTGAGGCGCTGGTCACGGCCCTGACCGGGAACCCGGGGAGCATTCAGGACGTACTGTAA